One Gossypium raimondii isolate GPD5lz chromosome 3, ASM2569854v1, whole genome shotgun sequence genomic window carries:
- the LOC105794043 gene encoding zinc finger CCCH domain-containing protein 1 isoform X2: protein MADSSELQDPGKELRQSETEPQQSEQVCNFFRKPTKGKNIRKRTINEDEDEDSRNGTSLLHNQKKASKPDNKLYFSTGSSKSATATESSTESHKLVLQFESSKEIQVQNDSGATAILETETEFTKDARAIREKVLKRAEEALKGKSTSSGGEKLYTGMHGYVDHKAGFRREQTVASEKAGGSHGPLRASAHIRVSARFDYQPDICKDYKETGYCGYGDSCKFMHDRGDYKSGWQLEKEWEEAEKARKRNLALGEGDDDDEAGVVQSDDDDDDTLPFACFICRQPFVDPVVTKCKHYFCEHCALKHHAKNKKCFVCNQPTLGIFNAAHEIRRKMAEEGKLKGH from the exons ATGGCAGATTCAAGCGAGCTCCAGGATCCTGGAAAGGAACTTCGGCAATCTGAAACAGAACCTCAACAATCTGAACAAG TCTGCAACTTCTTTAGGAAGCCAACGAAGGGCAAAAACATAAGGAAAAGGACCATAAATGAGGATGAAGATGAAGACTCCAGAAATGGCACATCTTTGTTGCACAATCAAAAAAAGGCTTCGAAGCCTGACAATAAGTTGTACTTTTCAACTGGATCTTCCAAGAGTGCTACTGCCACTGAATCAAGTACTGAATCTCACAAGCTGGTTTTACAATTTGAGTCTTCCAAGGAAATTCAAGTCCAAAATGATAGCGGAGCTACAGCAATCTTAGAAACTGAGACTGAGTTTACGAAAGATGCTCGAGCTATACGTGAGAAAGTTCTTAAGCGAGCAGAGGAGGCTTTGAAGGGGAAAAGCACAAGCTCTGGGGGAGAAAAATTGTACACTGGAATGCATGGCTATGTGGATCATAAAGCTGGATTTCGAAGAGAACAAACCGTTGCCAGTGAGAAAGCAGGTGGCTCTCATGGACCTCTTAGAGCTTCTGCCCACATCAGGGTTTCAGCAAGATTTGATTATCAACCCGACATCTGTAAAGACTACAAAGAAACCGGTTACTGTGGTTATGGAGATTCATGTAAGTTTATGCATGACCGTGGAGATTACAAGTCTGGGTGGCAGTTAGAGAAAGAGTGGGAAGAAGCAGAGAAAGCAAGGAAAAGAAATCTTGCTTTGGGTGAGGGGGATGACGATGATGAGGCAGGGGTAGTTCagagtgatgatgatgatgatgatacaTTGCCCTTTGCCTGTTTTATTTGCCGGCAGCCATTTGTTGATCCTGTTGTTACTAAATGCAAGCACTACTTCTGCGAGCACTGTGCTTTAAAG CATCATGCGAAGAATAAGAAGTGCTTCGTATGCAACCAACCCACGCTTGGCATTTTCAATGCAGCTCATGAGATACGTAGAAAGATGGCTGAAGAGGGTAAACTCAAAGGCCATTGA
- the LOC105794043 gene encoding zinc finger CCCH domain-containing protein 1 isoform X1 codes for MADSSELQDPGKELRQSETEPQQSEQVCNFFRKPTKGKNIRKRTINEDEDEDSRNGTSLLHNQKKASKPDNKLYFSTGSSKSATATESSTESHKLVLQFESSKEIQVQNDSGATAILETETEFTKDARAIREKVLKRAEEALKGKSTSSGGEKLYTGMHGYVDHKAGFRREQTVASEKAGGSHGPLRASAHIRVSARFDYQPDICKDYKETGYCGYGDSCKFMHDRGDYKSGWQLEKEWEEAEKARKRNLALGEGDDDDEAGVVQSDDDDDDTLPFACFICRQPFVDPVVTKCKHYFCEHCALKQRKQLHFGCLFQHHAKNKKCFVCNQPTLGIFNAAHEIRRKMAEEGKLKGH; via the exons ATGGCAGATTCAAGCGAGCTCCAGGATCCTGGAAAGGAACTTCGGCAATCTGAAACAGAACCTCAACAATCTGAACAAG TCTGCAACTTCTTTAGGAAGCCAACGAAGGGCAAAAACATAAGGAAAAGGACCATAAATGAGGATGAAGATGAAGACTCCAGAAATGGCACATCTTTGTTGCACAATCAAAAAAAGGCTTCGAAGCCTGACAATAAGTTGTACTTTTCAACTGGATCTTCCAAGAGTGCTACTGCCACTGAATCAAGTACTGAATCTCACAAGCTGGTTTTACAATTTGAGTCTTCCAAGGAAATTCAAGTCCAAAATGATAGCGGAGCTACAGCAATCTTAGAAACTGAGACTGAGTTTACGAAAGATGCTCGAGCTATACGTGAGAAAGTTCTTAAGCGAGCAGAGGAGGCTTTGAAGGGGAAAAGCACAAGCTCTGGGGGAGAAAAATTGTACACTGGAATGCATGGCTATGTGGATCATAAAGCTGGATTTCGAAGAGAACAAACCGTTGCCAGTGAGAAAGCAGGTGGCTCTCATGGACCTCTTAGAGCTTCTGCCCACATCAGGGTTTCAGCAAGATTTGATTATCAACCCGACATCTGTAAAGACTACAAAGAAACCGGTTACTGTGGTTATGGAGATTCATGTAAGTTTATGCATGACCGTGGAGATTACAAGTCTGGGTGGCAGTTAGAGAAAGAGTGGGAAGAAGCAGAGAAAGCAAGGAAAAGAAATCTTGCTTTGGGTGAGGGGGATGACGATGATGAGGCAGGGGTAGTTCagagtgatgatgatgatgatgatacaTTGCCCTTTGCCTGTTTTATTTGCCGGCAGCCATTTGTTGATCCTGTTGTTACTAAATGCAAGCACTACTTCTGCGAGCACTGTGCTTTAAAG CAAAGGAAGCAATTGCATTTTGGTTGTCTGTTTCAGCATCATGCGAAGAATAAGAAGTGCTTCGTATGCAACCAACCCACGCTTGGCATTTTCAATGCAGCTCATGAGATACGTAGAAAGATGGCTGAAGAGGGTAAACTCAAAGGCCATTGA
- the LOC105794043 gene encoding zinc finger CCCH domain-containing protein 1 isoform X3, with amino-acid sequence MADSSELQDPGKELRQSETEPQQSEQVCNFFRKPTKGKNIRKRTINEDEDEDSRNGTSLLHNQKKASKPDNKLYFSTGSSKSATATESSTESHKLVLQFESSKEIQVQNDSGATAILETETEFTKDARAIREKVLKRAEEALKGKSTSSGGEKLYTGMHGYVDHKAGFRREQTVASEKAGGSHGPLRASAHIRVSARFDYQPDICKDYKETGYCGYGDSCKFMHDRGDYKSGWQLEKEWEEAEKARKRNLALGEGDDDDEAGVVQSDDDDDDTLPFACFICRQPFVDPVVTKCKHYFCEHCALKEAIAFWLSVSASCEE; translated from the exons ATGGCAGATTCAAGCGAGCTCCAGGATCCTGGAAAGGAACTTCGGCAATCTGAAACAGAACCTCAACAATCTGAACAAG TCTGCAACTTCTTTAGGAAGCCAACGAAGGGCAAAAACATAAGGAAAAGGACCATAAATGAGGATGAAGATGAAGACTCCAGAAATGGCACATCTTTGTTGCACAATCAAAAAAAGGCTTCGAAGCCTGACAATAAGTTGTACTTTTCAACTGGATCTTCCAAGAGTGCTACTGCCACTGAATCAAGTACTGAATCTCACAAGCTGGTTTTACAATTTGAGTCTTCCAAGGAAATTCAAGTCCAAAATGATAGCGGAGCTACAGCAATCTTAGAAACTGAGACTGAGTTTACGAAAGATGCTCGAGCTATACGTGAGAAAGTTCTTAAGCGAGCAGAGGAGGCTTTGAAGGGGAAAAGCACAAGCTCTGGGGGAGAAAAATTGTACACTGGAATGCATGGCTATGTGGATCATAAAGCTGGATTTCGAAGAGAACAAACCGTTGCCAGTGAGAAAGCAGGTGGCTCTCATGGACCTCTTAGAGCTTCTGCCCACATCAGGGTTTCAGCAAGATTTGATTATCAACCCGACATCTGTAAAGACTACAAAGAAACCGGTTACTGTGGTTATGGAGATTCATGTAAGTTTATGCATGACCGTGGAGATTACAAGTCTGGGTGGCAGTTAGAGAAAGAGTGGGAAGAAGCAGAGAAAGCAAGGAAAAGAAATCTTGCTTTGGGTGAGGGGGATGACGATGATGAGGCAGGGGTAGTTCagagtgatgatgatgatgatgatacaTTGCCCTTTGCCTGTTTTATTTGCCGGCAGCCATTTGTTGATCCTGTTGTTACTAAATGCAAGCACTACTTCTGCGAGCACTGTGCTTTAAAG GAAGCAATTGCATTTTGGTTGTCTGTTTCAGCATCATGCGAAGAATAA